The Neurospora crassa OR74A linkage group I, whole genome shotgun sequence genome segment TGCAGCAGTCGCCTAGAATGTCTGGTGTAAACTCTAAGAAGGACGTCAGAGCGGGACCTCGATCTCCGCCGCAAATGAACAGCATACCTCCAGGACAGCGCCGTCTCAGTCAGGTCGCCAGCCCCGGTGTGCCTAATGCGCAAGCGATGCTCAACCACGCCTCTAGGTCTGCCGTCCCGCCGCCGATGACGGCCGCACAGCAAATGCCCCCACCCCAGTCCCCAGAGATGGCTTCCGGAGCCGTGGAAGAGTCACCTCTGTATGTCAACGCAAAGCAGTTCCACCGGATCTTGAAGCGCCGAGTCGCTAGACAAAAGCTGGAGGAACAATTGCGGTTGACGAACAAGGGACGCAAGCCGTATCTCCATGAGTCGAGACACAACCATGCCATGCGACGCCCTCGTGGTCCTGGTGGCCGTTTCCTGACAGCAGACGAGGTTGCGCAGATGGAGCGGGACAAGGTCAACGGGGATGTAAAGCAAGATGGTTCGGAGCAGTCCTCGGTAACAGCAGGGTCGAAAACGACTGGAGGAACCAAGAGGAAAGCCGAAAGTACTTCGGGCGCCCCGAATAAGAAGGCGAAGGCCGCTCCCGAAAGCCCAGAGGACGATGACGCTTCGGACTAATGCGGTAGCGTGTACTTGGAAAAAGGAGGAACAATTTATCGAATTCTATACCCAAGTCCAGCTCTGAGTTGAGGGTCGGATCTCATGACGTAATGACACACGGCCATGCTATTATTATCGTCCATACTCTTATGTTTTCGTCGCCTGGGCGCATGAGCAGCATCGAACAAACGGTTGGCGAGGAGTTCGGGGTGGGCGATACGTATGCGCTCGTGCTTGTTCAACTTCACAAACTGGGTCGaaaccttttttttattttatttgcTTACTGCTTCGTAgtgggtgatggtgatggtggtggtgtgtggCTACGAAGGGCAGTTACATCGTCTACAAGGCTACACATCCTGCATCAAACTCACACTACAGGCTCTTTTAGGGAAGGATAACGTtcatttttctttcttcaacaCTGTCATAGCGCGGAGCCTCTTCTATCGGATTTTTTCCTTTCATCCTTGTCCATATTTCCTCTTAACCGGTACTACTACAACTCGCCTCACAGCACTTGCACTAAAAAGCGTATATTTCATATGTAGCAGGGGGAAGGATTTTAGGTTGACGAAACGGAAATGTTGCGCGGATGGGTGAACGGAACTGGATTTGGACTTGGActgcacgcacgcacgcacgcacgcacgcacggaCGGATGGACGAACGGATGAATGGACTTTGGCGGGCGGCTTAGTcgtgtttttttttgcaaATTTTATCAGGTTGGGAATAGGACGAATGTGgaacaggacaggacagaaGGACAAGACTGCATGAACTGCTTATGATTTTTGTTTTATTCTTGTACTTTGTGGTTTTGCCATCGAAATTCTCTATACTGGCATTGCGAGAGACATCAAATTTGTATGTTGTTTGCATGAACTCGCGCAGCCTGCTTAAGAGTCTCTTGGCTTCGTGCCCTTCTCCACTCGTCTGATTTGGCATTGGTATATCTCCTCTCTTTGGACGAACATAAAAGTCTCGATGTCTGTCTTGTGTGACTGAGGCACGGGTGTTTCAAATGATCAGTCGACTCGGTAGTTAGAATAGATCGAGGGAAAAAAATTCTGCATTCGAAATATTGGTCGTGACCATGAAGCCATTCGGACGTTAGATGTTGTTTGCATGTCGCCCATGTAGCGCAAGCAAATGATAGCTGCAACGACTAAACGTTCCGGCGAACTCGCATGCATGCCTATGCTTTTACcgacatacctctacctatgcAGTTGTACACGCGC includes the following:
- a CDS encoding CCAAT-binding complex subunit HAP2, which codes for MMEYAQYQPAQNSHSNPHMQTAYSSSAGGNSITSPSSQHLPQTSPILQTQQHQPSPTQGHSMYQTQYGVPQQNMHYGMPLQAAALAATAAASGTNYPNPYMAADPNLQQSPRMSGVNSKKDVRAGPRSPPQMNSIPPGQRRLSQVASPGVPNAQAMLNHASRSAVPPPMTAAQQMPPPQSPEMASGAVEESPLYVNAKQFHRILKRRVARQKLEEQLRLTNKGRKPYLHESRHNHAMRRPRGPGGRFLTADEVAQMERDKVNGDVKQDGSEQSSVTAGSKTTGGTKRKAESTSGAPNKKAKAAPESPEDDDASD